Proteins from a genomic interval of Clostridium sp. M62/1:
- a CDS encoding DUF3089 domain-containing protein, with the protein MKQYMKTFFLGICLAAVLLTGCAPEKTGEKAGVDYSLEENWAYCENGEDEREADVFFICPTVFGGTDEEKNMAMDDEETKANFLGATNMEKGIYDGECRFFAPYYRQIGLNVYELPAADREEYLELAYEDVQDAFEYYCEEWNDGRPIVLAGFSQGADMCLRLMKDCFDDEALQDQLVACYAIGWSITEEELEENPHMKAAQGEADTGVIISFNSEAESITDSLMIPSGTKAVSINPLNWKTDGTKADKNQNLGACFTDYDGNIVNEIPELTGAYIDSTRGALKVTDVTPEEYPASLYIFEDGIYHLYDYQFFYRNLQENVKTRVESYMKAAQES; encoded by the coding sequence ATGAAGCAGTATATGAAGACCTTTTTTCTGGGAATCTGTCTGGCAGCCGTTCTTCTTACAGGATGTGCACCAGAGAAGACAGGAGAAAAGGCAGGAGTCGACTACTCCCTTGAAGAAAACTGGGCATACTGTGAGAATGGAGAAGATGAGAGGGAAGCTGACGTCTTTTTTATCTGTCCCACCGTGTTCGGAGGAACAGATGAAGAGAAAAACATGGCCATGGACGATGAGGAGACAAAAGCAAATTTTCTCGGGGCCACCAATATGGAAAAGGGAATATATGACGGAGAATGCCGCTTTTTTGCCCCCTATTACCGCCAGATCGGCCTGAATGTCTATGAGCTGCCGGCAGCAGACAGGGAGGAATACCTGGAACTGGCCTATGAGGATGTACAGGACGCGTTTGAGTATTACTGTGAGGAATGGAACGATGGAAGACCGATTGTGCTGGCCGGTTTCTCCCAGGGAGCAGACATGTGCCTGAGACTGATGAAAGACTGCTTTGACGACGAAGCGCTTCAGGATCAGCTGGTAGCCTGCTATGCCATAGGCTGGAGTATTACGGAGGAGGAGCTGGAGGAAAATCCTCATATGAAAGCAGCGCAGGGAGAGGCGGACACAGGAGTGATCATCTCTTTCAACAGTGAGGCGGAGAGCATCACAGATTCTCTGATGATTCCTTCAGGGACAAAGGCTGTATCCATCAATCCCCTTAACTGGAAAACAGATGGAACAAAGGCAGATAAGAACCAGAATCTGGGAGCCTGCTTTACAGATTATGACGGAAACATTGTCAACGAGATACCGGAACTGACAGGAGCCTACATAGACAGTACCCGGGGCGCGCTGAAGGTAACGGATGTGACCCCGGAGGAGTACCCGGCGTCCTTATATATATTTGAGGACGGAATTTATCATCTGTATGACTATCAGTTCTTTTACCGGAACCTGCAGGAGAACGTAAAGACCAGGGTGGAGAGCTATATGAAGGCAGCGCAGGAAAGCTGA
- a CDS encoding class B sortase translates to MKFTLIKKSTGRTMGTVIRWGMGAAAIILFLSLLLSGSLLWYKYHDDCAGKKEYQLICKIAETQTAGDFSRLCFLPETSNLPVSAFTCPESRKLLFLPRIDEPSLRALNRDYAAWLYIPDTAVNYPVVYPKSNSDYLGKTFKKESHSCGCLFFESSFLPFSQPNTVIYGHNMRSGEMFGKLKEYLNDEYLEQHRKIYICRSSIWREYRIREVFLTKNSDMSPYQPDIGAGETRGENGTVFPVHSHILTLSTCHGKNQKLILQAELTEVLPPLLYGKRRNPCCERGGFMV, encoded by the coding sequence GTGAAATTTACATTAATTAAAAAATCTACCGGAAGGACCATGGGCACAGTTATTCGCTGGGGAATGGGGGCTGCGGCAATTATCCTGTTTTTGAGTCTGCTGCTCAGCGGTTCCCTGCTCTGGTATAAATACCATGATGACTGTGCAGGAAAAAAAGAATATCAGCTTATCTGCAAAATAGCAGAGACACAGACGGCGGGGGATTTCTCCCGCCTCTGCTTTCTGCCAGAGACTTCCAATCTTCCGGTTTCGGCTTTTACCTGTCCGGAAAGCAGAAAACTTCTGTTTCTTCCGAGAATCGACGAACCGTCCCTTCGCGCACTGAACCGGGACTATGCTGCATGGCTGTACATTCCGGATACGGCAGTTAATTATCCGGTTGTATATCCGAAATCGAACAGCGATTACCTGGGAAAGACCTTTAAAAAAGAAAGCCATTCCTGTGGATGTCTGTTTTTTGAATCTTCATTTCTCCCGTTTTCCCAACCCAATACGGTGATTTACGGCCACAATATGAGGTCCGGGGAGATGTTTGGAAAACTGAAGGAGTACCTCAATGACGAATATCTGGAACAGCACAGAAAGATCTATATCTGCCGCAGCAGTATCTGGAGAGAATACAGAATCAGGGAGGTCTTCCTGACAAAAAATTCCGATATGTCCCCCTATCAGCCAGACATCGGAGCCGGGGAGACTCGTGGGGAGAACGGCACTGTTTTTCCGGTACATTCCCATATACTGACACTCTCCACCTGTCATGGAAAAAACCAGAAATTGATCCTGCAGGCAGAGCTGACTGAAGTGCTCCCTCCCCTGCTATACGGAAAAAGACGGAATCCATGCTGTGAAAGAGGGGGATTTATGGTATAA
- a CDS encoding LysR family transcriptional regulator: protein MNLKEQTYVCVLAECGNITRAAERLFISQPALSIYISSLEKSLGIRLFERVGKKFVLTCAGELYVEKARKMLALKAEFDEALSEIAGGKRGRLRIGVQLRRETWLIPPVLARFKREYPDIEVMIREGNHGELMQMFEAYELDLVLMNGADIKSGMQSQELFSEELLVAVPPLSPLNEKAVWVEGSRYRRLELKWLNGQDIILPYPGQSLRAEAEAAFRRAGVTPGRIENIRNIEMAMQMVAEGLGVGFNREYYAMNMKYRKRVNYYTVGDAASKSAFVAGYRRDLHVPEPMQRFIALCREQAFTEWENGGR from the coding sequence ATGAATCTGAAGGAACAGACCTATGTCTGTGTGCTGGCGGAATGCGGAAATATTACAAGAGCAGCAGAGAGGCTTTTTATTTCACAGCCGGCTCTGAGTATCTACATCAGCAGCCTGGAAAAAAGTCTGGGAATCCGCCTGTTCGAGCGTGTTGGGAAAAAGTTTGTCCTGACCTGTGCGGGAGAACTGTATGTGGAAAAGGCGAGAAAAATGCTGGCCCTGAAGGCAGAGTTTGACGAGGCGCTTTCTGAGATTGCAGGGGGAAAGAGAGGGAGACTGCGGATCGGCGTTCAGCTTCGCAGGGAAACCTGGCTGATTCCTCCGGTGCTCGCAAGGTTTAAACGGGAATATCCCGATATCGAAGTGATGATACGGGAAGGGAACCATGGAGAGCTGATGCAGATGTTTGAGGCCTATGAGCTGGATCTGGTGCTGATGAACGGAGCGGACATTAAAAGCGGCATGCAGTCCCAGGAACTGTTCAGTGAGGAGCTTCTGGTGGCAGTTCCTCCCCTGAGTCCGCTCAACGAAAAAGCAGTGTGGGTGGAGGGCTCCCGCTACAGACGCCTGGAGCTGAAGTGGCTGAACGGGCAGGACATCATTCTCCCCTATCCGGGGCAGAGCCTTCGGGCGGAGGCGGAAGCGGCCTTCAGGAGGGCAGGTGTGACGCCCGGCAGAATTGAGAACATCCGCAATATTGAGATGGCAATGCAGATGGTTGCCGAGGGGCTGGGGGTGGGATTTAACAGAGAATACTACGCCATGAATATGAAATACAGAAAACGTGTCAATTATTATACAGTCGGGGACGCGGCATCAAAGTCAGCATTTGTGGCCGGATACAGGCGGGATCTTCATGTGCCGGAGCCTATGCAGAGGTTTATCGCCCTGTGCCGGGAACAGGCCTTTACGGAATGGGAAAAC
- the guaB gene encoding IMP dehydrogenase, which produces MGTIIGDGITFDDVLLVPAYSEVIPNQVDLSTYLTKKIKLNIPLMSAGMDTVTEHRMAIAMARQGGIGIIHKNMSIKEQAEEVDKVKRSENGVITDPFYLSPEHTLKDADELMGKFRISGVPITEGRKLVGIITNRDLKFEEDYSKKIKECMTSENLVTAKEGITMLEAKKILAKARVEKLPIVDDDFNLKGLITIKDIEKQIKYPLSAKDEQGRLLCGAAVGITANVLERVEALVNAKVDVIVLDSAHGHSANVIRCVKMIKEAYPEVQVVAGNVATGEATRALIEAGVDAVKVGIGPGSICTTRVVAGIGVPQISAIMDCYAVAKEYGIPIIADGGIKYSGDITKAIAAGGSVCMMGSLFAGCDESPGTFELYQGRKYKVYRGMGSIAAMENGSKDRYFQTDAKKLVPEGVEGRVAYKGLVEDTVFQLLGGLRAGMGYCGAADIPTLQETGKFVKISAASLKESHPHDIHITKEAPNYSIE; this is translated from the coding sequence ATGGGTACAATTATTGGCGACGGCATTACATTTGACGATGTCCTTCTGGTGCCGGCCTATTCGGAAGTGATTCCGAACCAGGTTGATTTAAGCACTTACCTGACCAAAAAGATTAAGCTCAATATTCCGCTGATGAGTGCCGGAATGGATACTGTTACAGAGCACAGGATGGCGATTGCCATGGCCAGACAGGGCGGTATCGGCATCATTCACAAAAACATGTCCATTAAGGAGCAGGCAGAAGAGGTAGACAAGGTAAAACGCTCGGAAAATGGCGTCATCACAGATCCATTCTATTTATCCCCAGAGCATACATTAAAGGATGCGGATGAGCTGATGGGCAAGTTCCGCATTTCCGGTGTCCCGATCACAGAAGGCAGGAAATTAGTGGGAATTATCACAAACCGCGACCTGAAGTTTGAGGAGGACTATTCCAAGAAGATTAAGGAATGCATGACATCCGAGAATCTTGTGACAGCCAAGGAAGGCATTACCATGCTGGAGGCGAAGAAAATCCTTGCCAAGGCCAGAGTTGAAAAGCTTCCTATCGTGGACGACGATTTCAACCTGAAGGGACTTATCACAATCAAGGACATTGAAAAGCAGATTAAATATCCGCTTTCCGCAAAGGATGAACAGGGAAGACTCTTATGCGGAGCCGCTGTGGGAATTACGGCCAACGTGCTGGAGCGTGTGGAAGCTCTGGTCAATGCAAAGGTTGACGTGATTGTGCTGGATTCCGCTCACGGACACTCTGCAAACGTAATCCGCTGTGTGAAAATGATTAAGGAGGCATATCCTGAAGTTCAGGTAGTCGCCGGAAACGTAGCGACGGGAGAGGCTACAAGAGCTTTAATCGAAGCAGGCGTTGACGCTGTCAAGGTTGGAATCGGACCGGGTTCCATCTGTACTACCCGTGTGGTTGCAGGAATCGGCGTTCCGCAGATTTCCGCGATTATGGACTGCTATGCAGTGGCCAAGGAGTACGGTATTCCGATTATCGCAGACGGCGGTATCAAGTATTCTGGAGATATTACAAAGGCAATCGCGGCCGGCGGAAGCGTGTGCATGATGGGTTCCCTGTTTGCAGGCTGTGATGAGAGCCCGGGAACTTTTGAATTATACCAGGGAAGAAAATATAAGGTTTACCGCGGTATGGGATCCATCGCTGCCATGGAAAACGGAAGCAAGGATCGCTATTTCCAGACAGACGCGAAGAAGCTGGTTCCGGAAGGCGTTGAGGGCCGGGTTGCTTACAAGGGTCTGGTTGAGGATACGGTATTCCAGCTTCTCGGAGGACTGCGTGCCGGTATGGGATACTGCGGCGCTGCAGATATTCCAACTCTCCAGGAGACAGGAAAGTTTGTGAAGATTTCGGCTGCATCTCTGAAAGAGAGCCATCCCCACGACATTCATATTACAAAAGAGGCCCCGAACTACAGCATTGAGTAG
- a CDS encoding YitT family protein — MMEKNSVRGMLRDVSLLLIGSLIYGIGIYMFVVPANIAPGGASGIALMVNFVTGLPVGTLTLVLNVPLLILAWFYLSKKFAVSTAITTAVCSFVLDFVVPLFIPVYAGDRLLCSLYGGVLVGAGMALIFIAGSTTGGTDILGYILQKKRPHMSIGRALMIVDGIILAASIFVFGNIEAALFGLISLYVQTKVIDAIIYGGEVGSMATIVTSNPDEITEKVISELDRTATLLPAKGAYSRKDTNVLLCTVRKSQFSRLKKIVYDADPNAFVMVTDTSEVFGLGFKDFTE; from the coding sequence ATGATGGAGAAAAACAGTGTAAGGGGGATGCTGAGGGATGTCAGTCTTCTGCTGATTGGCTCTCTCATTTACGGTATCGGAATCTATATGTTTGTTGTGCCGGCGAATATTGCGCCGGGCGGAGCCTCCGGCATCGCACTTATGGTCAATTTTGTGACAGGGCTTCCGGTAGGAACACTGACGCTTGTACTGAATGTGCCGCTGTTAATTTTGGCATGGTTTTATCTGAGCAAAAAATTTGCAGTGTCTACGGCAATCACCACAGCTGTCTGTTCCTTCGTGCTGGATTTTGTAGTTCCGCTTTTTATACCGGTCTACGCCGGAGATAGGCTTTTGTGCAGCCTTTACGGAGGCGTACTGGTGGGTGCCGGAATGGCTCTTATTTTCATAGCGGGGAGCACTACAGGAGGAACGGATATTCTGGGATATATACTTCAGAAAAAGAGGCCTCATATGTCCATTGGCCGCGCCCTGATGATTGTTGACGGGATTATTCTGGCCGCCTCCATCTTTGTGTTTGGAAATATTGAGGCCGCTTTGTTCGGTCTCATTTCCCTTTATGTACAGACAAAGGTAATTGACGCGATTATCTATGGCGGGGAAGTGGGCAGCATGGCTACCATTGTCACTTCTAATCCTGATGAAATCACAGAAAAGGTTATCTCCGAGCTGGACAGGACGGCAACCCTTCTGCCCGCCAAGGGGGCATACAGCAGAAAGGATACCAATGTGCTTCTCTGCACAGTCAGAAAATCACAGTTTAGCCGTCTGAAGAAGATCGTCTACGATGCAGATCCTAATGCGTTTGTTATGGTGACAGACACATCTGAGGTATTTGGCCTTGGATTCAAGGACTTTACAGAGTAA